CGCAGCATCGACACCGCGGCGATCTACGGCAACGAAGAGGGCACCGGCAAGGCCATCGCCGCGTCGGGCGTCCCCCGCGAGGAACTCTTCGTCACCACCAAGCTCTGGAACAGCGACCAGGGGTACGACTCCACCCTGCGCGCCTTCGACACCTCGCTGGAGAAGCTCGGCCTGGACCACGTGGATCTGTACCTGATCCACTGGCCGATGCCCTCCCGCGGCACGGCGATCGACTCGTTCAAGGCCTTCGAGAAGATCCACGCCGACGGCCGCGCCAAGGCCATCGGCACGTCGAACTTCCTGCCGGAGCACCTGGCGAAGCTGATCGACGAGACGTCGGTCATCCCGGCCGTCAACCAGATCGAGCTGCACCCGCACCTCCAGCAGAACGCCGCCCGTGAGTTCCACGCGGAGCAGGGCATCGCGACCGAGGCCTGGTCGCCGCTGGGCCAGGGCAAGGGCCTCCTGGAGGTTCCCGCGATCGTCGCGATCGCCCAGAAGCACGGCCGCACCCCCGCACAGGTCGTACTGCGCTGGCACATCCAGCTCGGCAACGTCGTGATCCCGAAGTCCGTGACCCCGTCGCGGATCAAGGAGAACATCGACGTGTTCGACTTCTCCCTGGACACCGAGGACATCGCGGCCATCTCCGCTCTGAACGAGGACCGCCGGCTCGGCCCGGACCCGGCCACGTTCGAGATCGGCTGACCGGACCGCACCGACCACCACCGCCGGCCCGGACGCTTCGAAGCGTCCGGGCCGGCGGCTTTTTTCGCATCCTGGACCGGACCAACTCCGCGGAAGGTCTTGACGCGGTCATGCAAGGAGGGCCACCTTGTACGGCAACCCAGTAAGGAAAGTTTCCTAACAGAAGGGTTCCCCCACAGTGCGCACTCGAACACTGACCCTGTCCGCGGCCGCCTGCGCCGCGCTCCTGGCCGGCGCCGCCCTCCCGGCCCAGGCCTCAGGAACCGTCAACCCCCGCTCGGCACAGGAGGGTTCGGTCAGCGCGGCCTCCCTGCTCGCCAAGGTGACGTCCTGTTCGCAGATCTCCAGCGGCAAGTACCGCACCGACGAGGAGACGTCGGCCACGATTCCCGTGTGCGGCAAGAACGGCGCCGTGTTCTGGAAGGCCGACATGGACATCGACTGCGACGGCCAGGTCACCAGCAGGTGCAGCGCCGACACCGACCCCTGGTTCCAGGACGACACGGCCTTCCACCAGTCCAACGGCCAGCCGCTGCGCGCCGATTCGCTTCCCTACGTGGTGGTGCCGTCCACCAGCAGCATCTGGAAGTACACGAGTTCGGGCATCAAGGGCGGCGGCGTGGTCGCCGTCATATACAACAACAAGGTCGAGTACGCGGTGGTCGGCGACACCGGTCCGACGAGCATCATCGGTGAGGCCTCGTACGCCACGGCGAGCGCGCTCGGCATCGACCCCGACCCGGAGACGGGCGGCACCGACTCCGGCGTGACGTACATCGTGTTCAAGAACGCGCAGGTGTCGCCCATCGAGAGCCACACCGCGGCCGTGACGCTCGGCAATTCGCTGGCCCAGCAGTTCCTGGCCAACAACTGACCGACGTCGCAGCGCCGTCGGCCGCTCCCCGCAGCAGGTCCGCGCGGAGCGGCCGGTGGCCTGTCTCCCGCGCCGGTGAGGCCGTTCGCGCGGCACGGCCTCACCGGCCGCCGGGTTCAGGCGGGCTGGCCGATCGGGCGGACGACCACGGTGTTCACGTCGACCCCCGCGGGCTGCCCGACGGCCCACACGATCGAGTCGGCGAGCTGGTCCGCCGTCAGGAGATGTCCCGGCGGCAGGCTCCCGTAGCTGTCCCAGAACGGCGTCTCCACCCGGCCGGGGGAGATCAGGGTCACGCCCACCCCGAACTCGGTGACCTGACGCCGGGTGTTCTCGGCGAGCCCGGTCACCGCCCACTTGGTGGCCCCGTAGATGTTGCCGGGCGTGTTCACGTGCCCGGCCACACTGCCGATCAGCACGATGCGGCCACGGCTCTCCTTGAGCGCCTCGACGGACGCCCTGATGAGCAGCGCGGGCCCGAGCACGTTCGTCAGCACCATCTCGGTCCAGCCGGCCGGGTCGCCCTCGGCGACCGTGTCGTGCGTCGCGAATCCGGCGTTGGCGACGACGGTGTCGAGCCGTCCG
The window above is part of the Streptomyces sp. NBC_01428 genome. Proteins encoded here:
- a CDS encoding aldo/keto reductase codes for the protein MPQLGFGVWQVPDDEAERAVATALESGYRSIDTAAIYGNEEGTGKAIAASGVPREELFVTTKLWNSDQGYDSTLRAFDTSLEKLGLDHVDLYLIHWPMPSRGTAIDSFKAFEKIHADGRAKAIGTSNFLPEHLAKLIDETSVIPAVNQIELHPHLQQNAAREFHAEQGIATEAWSPLGQGKGLLEVPAIVAIAQKHGRTPAQVVLRWHIQLGNVVIPKSVTPSRIKENIDVFDFSLDTEDIAAISALNEDRRLGPDPATFEIG
- a CDS encoding glycoside hydrolase family 75 protein — protein: MRTRTLTLSAAACAALLAGAALPAQASGTVNPRSAQEGSVSAASLLAKVTSCSQISSGKYRTDEETSATIPVCGKNGAVFWKADMDIDCDGQVTSRCSADTDPWFQDDTAFHQSNGQPLRADSLPYVVVPSTSSIWKYTSSGIKGGGVVAVIYNNKVEYAVVGDTGPTSIIGEASYATASALGIDPDPETGGTDSGVTYIVFKNAQVSPIESHTAAVTLGNSLAQQFLANN
- a CDS encoding SDR family oxidoreductase — its product is MTDTGATPDTDTGRDDGAAPAPDAPVALITGGGSGIGAAVARRLLGAGHRVAVTGRGAERLRDFAEELGKPEGLLTFVGHAAEYDQVRAAVEATVKEFGRLDTVVANAGFATHDTVAEGDPAGWTEMVLTNVLGPALLIRASVEALKESRGRIVLIGSVAGHVNTPGNIYGATKWAVTGLAENTRRQVTEFGVGVTLISPGRVETPFWDSYGSLPPGHLLTADQLADSIVWAVGQPAGVDVNTVVVRPIGQPA